One Budorcas taxicolor isolate Tak-1 chromosome 6, Takin1.1, whole genome shotgun sequence DNA segment encodes these proteins:
- the RASSF6 gene encoding ras association domain-containing protein 6, giving the protein MMAFQPSSWIFINERTFITGEQLDSLLKTYNIFYRNQKNLHILYGQTEDGKLIVEGTLDIFWGVKRPIQLKIQDEKQIPSFSVLESPEDFSKRGMTRWGQFDDLYRISDLDKDQIPVTGGTGSQEDYLFYHSSTLKPHANEEPESPLLYRTMSEATLVRKRMKPPMMDRKARQKHRASINGHFYNHETSIFTPAFGSETKVRVNSNMRTEEVIKQILQKFKIENSAQDFALYIIFATGEQKRLKKTDIPLLHRLLQGPSKTNARIFLMDKDAEEISSDVAQYINFHFSLLESILQRLNEEEKREIQRTVAKFSTEKAIILKYLRSKRVIKTETTV; this is encoded by the exons ggaaCAACTTGATTCTTTACTGAAGACCTATAACATCTTTTATAGGAACCAGAAAAATCTGCATATTTTATATGGACAG ACTGAAGATGGTAAGCTAATTGTTGAAGGAACGTTGGACATTTTCTGGGGAGTAAAACGGCCTATCCAACTGAAAATACAAGACGAGAAACAAATCCCTTCTTTCAGTGTGCTGGAGTCACCAGAAGATTTTTCCAAAAG GGGAATGACACGCTGGGGACAATTTGATGATCTTTATCGCATTAGTGACTTGGACAAGGATCAGATTCCAGTGACTGGAGGAACAGGTTCCCAAGAAG ACTATTTATTTTATCACAGTAGCACTCTGAAGCCTCATGCAAACGAAGAGCCTGAATCCCCATTACTCTACAGAACTATGAGTGAAGCAACCCTGGTGAGGAAAAGGATGAAGCCTCCaatgatggacagaaaagccagACAGAAGCATAGGGCCTCTATTAATGGACACTTTTATAACCACGAA acaTCAATTTTCACTCCAGCCTTTGGATCAGAAACTAAGGTCAGAGTAAACAGTAATATGAGAACTGAAGAAGTAATAAAGCAAATTCTCCAAAAGTTTAAG ATTGAAAATAGTGCCCAGGATTTTGCACTTTACATTATTTTTGCAACAGGAG AGCAGAAACGGCTAAAGAAGACAGACATTCCGCTGCTGCATAGACTCCTACAGGGACCATCCAAAACAAATGCTCGCATTTTCCTCATGGATAAAGATGCAGAAGAAATTAGCAGTGAT gttGCTCAGTatattaactttcatttttctctcctggAATCCATCCTTCAAAgattaaatgaagaagaaaaaagagagatccAAAGAACAGTAGCAAA ATTCAGTACAGAAAAGGCAATCATATTGAAATATCTTCGAAGTAAACGGGTAATAAAAACAGAGACAACAGTTTAG